The following are from one region of the Odontesthes bonariensis isolate fOdoBon6 chromosome 12, fOdoBon6.hap1, whole genome shotgun sequence genome:
- the ndufa10 gene encoding NADH dehydrogenase [ubiquinone] 1 alpha subcomplex subunit 10, mitochondrial has protein sequence MVLRAIRLLVPAGAAALTAGNFVQKAGVHTSSVRSLRYGWWAYALGERTTPRLTHYSKIISVDGNLASGKGALAQKLADKLGMLYMPEPDTFYLDKMTGEKEPLPVDFNGMCSLEKFYTDPKAADGNSYRLQLWMYTMRLLQYSDAIEHMLTTGQGVILERSPFSDVVFLEAMLKQGYIRKECVQHYNEIKNISVCEFLPPHLVIYVDLPAEEVQKKLKQSGKSYMQNVPLQYLKGIEDSYKKSFLPKIRETSELLAYNATQAQDVERVVEDIEYLKFEKGPWLEQDDVSYHHMRILAEDKQRVATLTHIPRFLPEITIGAHEYDEKYYAYKSLPGKKYAAGYNADVGDKHIWLK, from the exons GCGGGCGTGCACACGAGCTCGGTCCGGAGCCTGCGGTATGGCTGGTGGGCCTACGCTCTGGGGGAGAGGACCACTCCACGCTTAACGCACTACAGCAAAATCATCTCTGTGGACGGAAACTTGGCGTCAGGGAAAGGAGCGCTGGCCCAGAAGCTGGCTGACAAACTGG GGATGCTGTACATGCCCGAGCCCGACACCTTCTACCTGGACAAGATGACCGGGGAGAAGGAGCCCCTCCCCGTGGACTTCAACGGGATGTGCAGCCTGGAGAAGTTCTACACGGACCCCAAAGCGGCCGACGGCAACAGTTACCGGCTGCAGCTGTGGATGTACACCATGAGGCTGCTGCAGTACTCCGACGCCATCGAGCACATGCTGACCACAG GCCAGGGCGTGATCCTGGAGCGCTCCCCCTTCAGTGACGTGGTGTTCCTGGAGGCCATGTTGAAGCAGGGCTACATCAGGAAGGAGT GTGTGCAGCACTACAACGAGATCAAAAACATCAGCGTCTGTGAGTTCCTTCCTCCACATCTGGTCATCTACGTGGACCTGCCAGCCGAGGAGGTTCAGAAGAAGCTGAAGCAGAGCGGAAAG TCCTACATGCAGAATGTTCCCCTGCAGTATCTGAAGGGCATCGAGGACAGCTACAAGAAGTCTTTTCTCCCCAAAATCAG AGAAACATCAGAGCTGCTGGCGTACAACGCGACCCAAGCCCAGGATGTAGAGAGG GTGGTGGAGGACATCGAGTACCTGAAGTTTGAGAAAGGGCCGTGGTTGGAGCAGGACGACGTCAGCTACCACCACATGAGGATCCT tgcggAGGACAAACAGAGGGTGGCGACGCTGACCCACATCCCCAGGTTCCTGCCCGAGATCACCATCGGCGCCCACGAGTACGACGAGAAATACTACGCCTACAAATCG CTGCCTGGGAAGAAGTACGCTGCCGGCTATAACGCAGATGTTGGAGACAAACACATCTGGCTGAAGTGA